The following proteins are co-located in the Arctopsyche grandis isolate Sample6627 chromosome 3, ASM5162203v2, whole genome shotgun sequence genome:
- the d4 gene encoding double PHD fingers d4 isoform X2: protein MAAAEVQPLVVNPANLHNIESFFNDSAYREAIENSANFNTRLCVERRLRMPFLDPQTGVAQNHCSLFMSKHQRMPGAREGQIYTYPAARWRKARRQYLSYHRSGRWAANSWSAGFGLGGPDGMDGPGVEVTGDGTSLDAHDTDSKDSHQRDAQIKDDPKEWMYDDMGMEELDAYDEPEPESDEDYCDENYSSRRKRGGGGGGRSGGAGGAGSGAKGKRSSRGGGNDSSRSGGANDASDSPVPKRGRGAGRGRKKAPQAALPYEVPGDADKPYGCECKLCGARYKTRPGLNYHYTHSHKEAGGSAGSDGDSRDSPARPVIPPGVVPPPLDPAAAAAAQPIEYQDSPPRRVRPPGTPAEMADENSASGLPSSPAPTSPPPRVDDETSRSSEVPLSPSASRLPPGAVKPPPSPYCDFCLGDQRENKKTGVPEELVSCSDCGRSGESHRRNDANNKHTKNNVSEIRADRNDNTLAVVYNGTNGYAHLGNVEYKTYSEDEFEMFAKSLTGEVDGADRPHSYLADNDSPDRYPVADSPPAKPVDSEITSVRKSSRKVYRIPIIHKRPYRKKCNLVNP, encoded by the exons ATGGCGGCCGCCGAAGTGCAACCGCTCGTCGTCAACCCCGCCAACCTCCACAACATCGAAAG CTTCTTCAACGATTCGGCATACAGAGAAGCCATTGAAAACTCGGCAAACTTCAATACTAGACTATGTGTGGAACGGCGACTCAGAATGCCGTTCTTGGATCCTCAAACCG GCGTCGCTCAGAACCATTGCAGTTTGTTCATGAGCAAACATCAACGGATGCCCGGAGCTCGAGAAGGACAAATATACACATACCCAGCTgctag GTGGCGGAAAGCTCGCAGACAGTATTTATCGTATCACCGGAGTGGACGGTGGGCTGCGAACTCCTGGAGCGCCGGATTCGGACTGGGCGGTCCCGACGGCATGGACGGACCCGGCGTCGAAGTCACCGGAGACGGCACGTCTCTGGACGCCCACGATACCGACAGCAAAGACAGCCACCAGAGAGACGCTCAAATAAAGGACGATCCTAAA GAATGGATGTACGACGATATGGGAATGGAGGAGTTGGACGCGTACGACGAGCCGGAGCCCGAGTCCGACGAGGACTACTGCGATGAGAACTATTCCAGTCGCCGGAAGAGGGGCGGTGGCGGCGGAGGGAGGAGCGGCGGAGCTGGTGGGGCCGGCAGCGGAGCGAAGGGGAAACGGTCTTCCCGGGGCGGCGGCAACGACTCGTCTCGCTCGGGCGGAGCAAACGATGCAAGTGACAGTCCAGTTCCTAAACGTGGCAGAGGAGCG ggaAGAGGAAGAAAAAAAGCGCCACAAGCCGCTTTACCTTATGAAGTACCGGGCGATGCAGACAAACCCTACGGCTGCGAATGTAAGT TATGCGGGGCGAGATATAAAACGCGTCCAGGTCTCAACTATCACTACACCCACTCACACAAGGAGGCCGGAGGGTCGGCCGGGAGCGACGGCGACTCCCGCGACAGTCCAGCTCGTCCCGTCATACCACCTGGAGTCGTCCCGCCACCGCTTGATCCAGCCGCAGCCGCTGCAGCTCAACCCATCGAATACCAAGACA GTCCACCTCGTCGTGTACGACCGCCCGGAACACCGGCCGAAATGGCAGACGAGAACTCGGCTTCGGGTTTGCCATCTTCGCCGGCTCCGACCTCGCCGCCCCCCCGAGTCGACGACGAAACCAGTCGCTCGAGTGAAGTTCCGCTAAGTCCGTCCGCGTCTCGACTACCTCCCGGCGCGGTGAAACCCCCGCCGTCCCCCTATTGCGACTTTTGTCTCGGCGATCAGCGGGAAAACAAGAAGACGGGCGTGCCCGAAGAGCTCGTCAGTTGCTCGGACTGCGGGCGTTCAGGTGAGTCGCACCGTCGCAATGACGCCAACAACAAACACACAAAAAACAATGTTTCAGAGATACGGGCCGACCGCAACGACAACACGTTGGCCGTCGTATACAACGGTACCAACGGGTACGCGCACCTCGGCAACGTCGAGTACAAGACGTACTCCGAGGACGAGTTCGAAATGTTCGCCAAGAGCCTCACGGGGGAGGTCGACGGCGCCGACAGGCCGCACTCGTACCTCGCCGACAACGACTCGCCCGACAGGTATCCCGTCGCCGACTCGCCCCCGGCCAAGCCCGTCGACTCGGAGATCACCAGCGTGCGCAAGAGCTCGCGGAAAGTCTACAGAATCCCCATCATACACAAGCGTCCGTATCGGAAAAAATGCAATCTCGTCAACCCCTAA
- the d4 gene encoding double PHD fingers d4 isoform X3, which produces MAAAEVQPLVVNPANLHNIESFFNDSAYREAIENSANFNTRLCVERRLRMPFLDPQTGVAQNHCSLFMSKHQRMPGAREGQIYTYPAARWRKARRQYLSYHRSGRWAANSWSAGFGLGGPDGMDGPGVEVTGDGTSLDAHDTDSKDSHQRDAQIKDDPKEWMYDDMGMEELDAYDEPEPESDEDYCDENYSSRRKRGGGGGGRSGGAGGAGSGAKGKRSSRGGGNDSSRSGGANDASDSPVPKRGRGAGRGRKKAPQAALPYEVPGDADKPYGCELCGARYKTRPGLNYHYTHSHKEAGGSAGSDGDSRDSPARPVIPPGVVPPPLDPAAAAAAQPIEYQDSPPRRVRPPGTPAEMADENSASGLPSSPAPTSPPPRVDDETSRSSEVPLSPSASRLPPGAVKPPPSPYCDFCLGDQRENKKTGVPEELVSCSDCGRSGESHRRNDANNKHTKNNVSEIRADRNDNTLAVVYNGTNGYAHLGNVEYKTYSEDEFEMFAKSLTGEVDGADRPHSYLADNDSPDRYPVADSPPAKPVDSEITSVRKSSRKVYRIPIIHKRPYRKKCNLVNP; this is translated from the exons ATGGCGGCCGCCGAAGTGCAACCGCTCGTCGTCAACCCCGCCAACCTCCACAACATCGAAAG CTTCTTCAACGATTCGGCATACAGAGAAGCCATTGAAAACTCGGCAAACTTCAATACTAGACTATGTGTGGAACGGCGACTCAGAATGCCGTTCTTGGATCCTCAAACCG GCGTCGCTCAGAACCATTGCAGTTTGTTCATGAGCAAACATCAACGGATGCCCGGAGCTCGAGAAGGACAAATATACACATACCCAGCTgctag GTGGCGGAAAGCTCGCAGACAGTATTTATCGTATCACCGGAGTGGACGGTGGGCTGCGAACTCCTGGAGCGCCGGATTCGGACTGGGCGGTCCCGACGGCATGGACGGACCCGGCGTCGAAGTCACCGGAGACGGCACGTCTCTGGACGCCCACGATACCGACAGCAAAGACAGCCACCAGAGAGACGCTCAAATAAAGGACGATCCTAAA GAATGGATGTACGACGATATGGGAATGGAGGAGTTGGACGCGTACGACGAGCCGGAGCCCGAGTCCGACGAGGACTACTGCGATGAGAACTATTCCAGTCGCCGGAAGAGGGGCGGTGGCGGCGGAGGGAGGAGCGGCGGAGCTGGTGGGGCCGGCAGCGGAGCGAAGGGGAAACGGTCTTCCCGGGGCGGCGGCAACGACTCGTCTCGCTCGGGCGGAGCAAACGATGCAAGTGACAGTCCAGTTCCTAAACGTGGCAGAGGAGCG ggaAGAGGAAGAAAAAAAGCGCCACAAGCCGCTTTACCTTATGAAGTACCGGGCGATGCAGACAAACCCTACGGCTGCGAAT TATGCGGGGCGAGATATAAAACGCGTCCAGGTCTCAACTATCACTACACCCACTCACACAAGGAGGCCGGAGGGTCGGCCGGGAGCGACGGCGACTCCCGCGACAGTCCAGCTCGTCCCGTCATACCACCTGGAGTCGTCCCGCCACCGCTTGATCCAGCCGCAGCCGCTGCAGCTCAACCCATCGAATACCAAGACA GTCCACCTCGTCGTGTACGACCGCCCGGAACACCGGCCGAAATGGCAGACGAGAACTCGGCTTCGGGTTTGCCATCTTCGCCGGCTCCGACCTCGCCGCCCCCCCGAGTCGACGACGAAACCAGTCGCTCGAGTGAAGTTCCGCTAAGTCCGTCCGCGTCTCGACTACCTCCCGGCGCGGTGAAACCCCCGCCGTCCCCCTATTGCGACTTTTGTCTCGGCGATCAGCGGGAAAACAAGAAGACGGGCGTGCCCGAAGAGCTCGTCAGTTGCTCGGACTGCGGGCGTTCAGGTGAGTCGCACCGTCGCAATGACGCCAACAACAAACACACAAAAAACAATGTTTCAGAGATACGGGCCGACCGCAACGACAACACGTTGGCCGTCGTATACAACGGTACCAACGGGTACGCGCACCTCGGCAACGTCGAGTACAAGACGTACTCCGAGGACGAGTTCGAAATGTTCGCCAAGAGCCTCACGGGGGAGGTCGACGGCGCCGACAGGCCGCACTCGTACCTCGCCGACAACGACTCGCCCGACAGGTATCCCGTCGCCGACTCGCCCCCGGCCAAGCCCGTCGACTCGGAGATCACCAGCGTGCGCAAGAGCTCGCGGAAAGTCTACAGAATCCCCATCATACACAAGCGTCCGTATCGGAAAAAATGCAATCTCGTCAACCCCTAA
- the d4 gene encoding double PHD fingers d4 isoform X1, translated as MAAAEVQPLVVNPANLHNIESFFNDSAYREAIENSANFNTRLCVERRLRMPFLDPQTGVAQNHCSLFMSKHQRMPGAREGQIYTYPAARWRKARRQYLSYHRSGRWAANSWSAGFGLGGPDGMDGPGVEVTGDGTSLDAHDTDSKDSHQRDAQIKDDPKEWMYDDMGMEELDAYDEPEPESDEDYCDENYSSRRKRGGGGGGRSGGAGGAGSGAKGKRSSRGGGNDSSRSGGANDASDSPVPKRGRGAGRGRKKAPQAALPYEVPGDADKPYGCELCGARYKTRPGLNYHYTHSHKEAGGSAGSDGDSRDSPARPVIPPGVVPPPLDPAAAAAAQPIEYQDSYVTFLNSPSGPPRRVRPPGTPAEMADENSASGLPSSPAPTSPPPRVDDETSRSSEVPLSPSASRLPPGAVKPPPSPYCDFCLGDQRENKKTGVPEELVSCSDCGRSGESHRRNDANNKHTKNNVSEIRADRNDNTLAVVYNGTNGYAHLGNVEYKTYSEDEFEMFAKSLTGEVDGADRPHSYLADNDSPDRYPVADSPPAKPVDSEITSVRKSSRKVYRIPIIHKRPYRKKCNLVNP; from the exons ATGGCGGCCGCCGAAGTGCAACCGCTCGTCGTCAACCCCGCCAACCTCCACAACATCGAAAG CTTCTTCAACGATTCGGCATACAGAGAAGCCATTGAAAACTCGGCAAACTTCAATACTAGACTATGTGTGGAACGGCGACTCAGAATGCCGTTCTTGGATCCTCAAACCG GCGTCGCTCAGAACCATTGCAGTTTGTTCATGAGCAAACATCAACGGATGCCCGGAGCTCGAGAAGGACAAATATACACATACCCAGCTgctag GTGGCGGAAAGCTCGCAGACAGTATTTATCGTATCACCGGAGTGGACGGTGGGCTGCGAACTCCTGGAGCGCCGGATTCGGACTGGGCGGTCCCGACGGCATGGACGGACCCGGCGTCGAAGTCACCGGAGACGGCACGTCTCTGGACGCCCACGATACCGACAGCAAAGACAGCCACCAGAGAGACGCTCAAATAAAGGACGATCCTAAA GAATGGATGTACGACGATATGGGAATGGAGGAGTTGGACGCGTACGACGAGCCGGAGCCCGAGTCCGACGAGGACTACTGCGATGAGAACTATTCCAGTCGCCGGAAGAGGGGCGGTGGCGGCGGAGGGAGGAGCGGCGGAGCTGGTGGGGCCGGCAGCGGAGCGAAGGGGAAACGGTCTTCCCGGGGCGGCGGCAACGACTCGTCTCGCTCGGGCGGAGCAAACGATGCAAGTGACAGTCCAGTTCCTAAACGTGGCAGAGGAGCG ggaAGAGGAAGAAAAAAAGCGCCACAAGCCGCTTTACCTTATGAAGTACCGGGCGATGCAGACAAACCCTACGGCTGCGAAT TATGCGGGGCGAGATATAAAACGCGTCCAGGTCTCAACTATCACTACACCCACTCACACAAGGAGGCCGGAGGGTCGGCCGGGAGCGACGGCGACTCCCGCGACAGTCCAGCTCGTCCCGTCATACCACCTGGAGTCGTCCCGCCACCGCTTGATCCAGCCGCAGCCGCTGCAGCTCAACCCATCGAATACCAAGACAGTTACGTTACATTCCTAAATAGTCCTTCAG GTCCACCTCGTCGTGTACGACCGCCCGGAACACCGGCCGAAATGGCAGACGAGAACTCGGCTTCGGGTTTGCCATCTTCGCCGGCTCCGACCTCGCCGCCCCCCCGAGTCGACGACGAAACCAGTCGCTCGAGTGAAGTTCCGCTAAGTCCGTCCGCGTCTCGACTACCTCCCGGCGCGGTGAAACCCCCGCCGTCCCCCTATTGCGACTTTTGTCTCGGCGATCAGCGGGAAAACAAGAAGACGGGCGTGCCCGAAGAGCTCGTCAGTTGCTCGGACTGCGGGCGTTCAGGTGAGTCGCACCGTCGCAATGACGCCAACAACAAACACACAAAAAACAATGTTTCAGAGATACGGGCCGACCGCAACGACAACACGTTGGCCGTCGTATACAACGGTACCAACGGGTACGCGCACCTCGGCAACGTCGAGTACAAGACGTACTCCGAGGACGAGTTCGAAATGTTCGCCAAGAGCCTCACGGGGGAGGTCGACGGCGCCGACAGGCCGCACTCGTACCTCGCCGACAACGACTCGCCCGACAGGTATCCCGTCGCCGACTCGCCCCCGGCCAAGCCCGTCGACTCGGAGATCACCAGCGTGCGCAAGAGCTCGCGGAAAGTCTACAGAATCCCCATCATACACAAGCGTCCGTATCGGAAAAAATGCAATCTCGTCAACCCCTAA
- the LOC143923277 gene encoding nuclear transcription factor Y subunit gamma-like codes for MSVCFVPAETIIPDEDAEEDSQGENTMAHLALAQFWKKVMEDMHKLNLDDFKQQVLPLARIKKIMKLDDEVKMISAEAPLLFAKAAEIFIHELTLRAWIHTEENKRRTLQKNDIGSAAAKSDQYDFLIDILPPDELKHTKPREEAPAKTSVSQDQVQYYLQLAQQHQAALQQPQAQTQQIQTQVSQPSSAPPQVVQVASASATHQQQSAVQIVQQIVTPNGEIQQIPFQLTQSQLNMIRMQMQGGSQPIIIHTTPVPAGQTQPIQVPQQQQQQTPHPVYLTQVMASPEGELTS; via the exons ATGTCCGTCTGCTTCGTGCCCGC cGAAACAATCATTCCCGATGAAGATGCCGAGGAAGACAGTCAGGGTGAAAACACCATGGCGCACTTGGCGCTTGCTCAATTTTGGAAGAAAGTCATGGAAGACATGCACAAATTGAACTTG GACGATTTCAAACAACAAGTCCTGCCATTAGcaaggataaaaaaaattatgaaattagaCGATGAAGTCAAGATGATATCGGCTGAAGCGCCTTTGCTTTTCGCAAAAGCTGCTGAAATATTCATACACGAGCTAACTTTGAGAGCTTGGATACACACTGAAGAAAATAAGCGCCGAACGCTTCAA aaAAACGATATCGGTTCGGCTGCTGCAAAATCGGATCAGTACGATTTTCTCATTGATATCCTGCCGCCGGATGAGCTGAAGCATACCAAACCGAGAGAGGAAGCTCCTGCCAAGACTAGCGTTTCACAAGATCAA GTTCAGTATTATTTGCAACTCGCTCAGCAGCATCAAGCCGCATTGCAGCAGCCTCAAGCTCAAACACAGCAGATTCAAACTCAAGTAAGCCAACCGTCTTCTGCACCGCCTCAAGTAGTCCAGGTGGCCAGCGCTTCGGCAACACACCAGCAACAATCCGCCGTTCAAATCGTTCAACAAATAGTCACTCCGAATGGAGAAATACAACAGATACCt tttcaacTTACTCAAAGTCAGCTGAATATGATACGAATGCAAATGCAAGGCGGGTCTCAACCGATAATAATACATACGACTCCAGTTCCTGCTGGACAGACACAACCTATTCAA GTTCCgcagcagcagcaacagcagACGCCGCATCCAGTTTATCTGACCCAAGTAATGGCATCACCAGAAGGCGAATTGACTTCTTAG